One part of the Huiozyma naganishii CBS 8797 chromosome 13, complete genome genome encodes these proteins:
- the SUB1 gene encoding chromatin-binding transcription coactivator SUB1 (similar to Saccharomyces cerevisiae SUB1 (YMR039C); ancestral locus Anc_2.602), giving the protein MSYYNRYRNRKRQDAKGDGAGGAGGAGAPGGAPGGMPGLQTPDAIFDLGKNKRVTVRQFRNINLIDIREYYLDQSSGEMRPGKKGISLTEDLYDELLRHRLNIDEALRRFGSRRPRTKTVRLLSDDEDDDAGEKPEGKGKQAAGGAGAQGAGAQASKDAKGKKSAEKAGSSGTATATTTGATAKRERHYDEDNDENNQKKKKPAPPTLLPHEENIENAKREANATLIIPGMKRDAEAGKPEKQGAEKPEKQETAPAAAAAAAPAPVTAPGDDNSSDEEFAESLQAEMDKINDESSEEE; this is encoded by the coding sequence ATGTCGTACTATAACAGGTATAGGAACCGGAAGAGGCAGGACGCGAAGGGTGATGGTGCAGGGGGTGCAGGGGGTGCAGGTGCGCCTGGCGGCGCACCAGGCGGAATGCCCGGGCTGCAGACACCGGATGCGATCTTTGATCTCGGGAAGAACAAGCGGGTGACCGTGCGGCAGTTCAGGAACATCAACTTGATCGACATCAGGGAGTACTACTTGGACCAGTCGAGCGGGGAGATGCGGCCAGGGAAGAAAGGTATCTCCTTGACGGAGGACCTGTACGACGAGTTGTTGAGACACCGTTTGAACATCGACGAGGCGTTGCGGCGGTTTGGGTCCAGGAGACCGCGTACGAAGACCGTGCGGTTGCTGTccgatgacgaggacgacgacgctGGGGAGAAGCCCGAGGGGAAGGGCAAGCAGGCCGCAGGGGGTGCGGGGGCGCAAGGTGCGGGGGCGCAGGCTTCGAAAGACGcaaagggcaagaagagTGCTGAAAAGGCCGGGTCTAGTGGTACGGCCACTGCCACTACCACTGGGGCAACGGCCAAGCGCGAACGCCACTACGACGAGGATAACGACGAGAACaaccagaagaagaagaaaccggCCCCGCCGACTCTTCTGCCACACGAGGAGAATATAGAGAATGCGAAACGGGAGGCCAACGCAACGCTTATCATCCCGGGGATGAAGAGGGATGCAGAGGCGGGGAAGCCGGAGAAGCAAGGTGCAGAGAAGCCGGAGAAGCAAGAGACAGCTCctgccgctgctgcggCAGCTGCTCCAGCCCCCGTCACGGCCCCAGGTGACGACAATTCCAGCGACGAAGAATTCGCAGAGAGTCTGCAGGCGGAAATGGACAAGATAAACGACGAGAGCAGCGAGGAGGAGTAA
- the MIH1 gene encoding putative tyrosine protein phosphatase MIH1 (similar to Saccharomyces cerevisiae MIH1 (YMR036C); ancestral locus Anc_2.596), protein MVFANPFGEQAVYNATESASSLNLFAERLSLEDAASVGSVGPTMGVPCRRGSTLGTTTERMGHRRLSNSKSYSRKNSGGMQRTDSIKRKELRAATATAASRACKEPSTRANFISRMSKCSIPIHHYNSDGTHCDDLFPRISTTTLRDIIVDKIHEPVYSSYCIVDCRFKYEYSGGHIRSALNISSQDDLERELLLLNRGDPLCESPTLLIFYCEFSARRSPAMAAHLRNCDRIINQDVYPGLYYPDVVILDGGYKSFYSGFPSLCDPISYVTMDSKENLLDCETELDKFRLGSKKVVTRSNSLRRFHSTASRTSEPGASLQLFQEAEDAAEDTSAASFFSRVAPPPKLSFQRNNSSSHSLAGTSGDENSSMFTTASSSMGSASKMLLEDHVPFYSSFEDTDGLVCHLPVDSPVKRLNFDNA, encoded by the coding sequence ATGGTGTTTGCGAACCCGTTTGGTGAGCAGGCTGTGTATAACGCGACTGAGTCtgcgtcgtcgttgaaTCTGTTTGCGGAGAGGCTTTCGTTGGAGGATGCTGCGTCTGTTGGATCCGTGGGCCCCACGATGGGGGTGCCCTGTAGGCGGGGTTCTACCCTGGGGACGACTACGGAGAGGATGGGCCACAGACGTTTGTCGAACTCGAAGTCGTACTCAAGGAAGAACAGTGGTGGGATGCAGAGAACTGACAGTataaagaggaaagagTTGCGGGCAGCAACAGCCACGGCGGCCAGTAGAGCTTGTAAGGAACCCTCTACACGGGCCAATTTTATCTCGAGAATGAGCAAGTGCAGTATTCCGATCCACCATTACAACAGCGACGGCACCCATTGCGACGACTTGTTCCCGCGGATCAGCACCACGACTTTGCGGGACATCATAGTGGACAAGATCCACGAACCCGTGTACTCCTCGTACTGTATAGTGGACTGCCGGTTCAAGTACGAGTACAGTGGTGGACATATCAGGAGCGCGCTCAATATATCTAGCCAGGATGATCTGGAGCGagagttgctgctgctgaatCGGGGGGACCCCCTCTGCGAGTCCCCAACACTGCTCATATTCTACTGTGAGTTCAGTGCGCGCAGAAGCCCAGCGATGGCCGCACACTTGAGGAACTGCGACAGGATCATCAACCAGGACGTGTACCCGGGGCTGTACTACCCTGATGTCGTGATCCTGGACGGTGGGTACAAGAGTTTTTACAGTGGGTTCCCTAGCCTGTGCGACCCGATCAGCTACGTGACGATGGACTCGAAGGAGAACTTACTCGACTGCGAAACAGAGCTGGACAAGTTCAGATTGGGGTCGAAGAAAGTTGTCACACGGAGTAACTCTCTGCGGCGGTTCCACAGCACGGCTTCGAGGACAAGTGAACCAGGTGCGTCGTTACAGTTATTCCAAGAGGCCGAGGACGCCGCAGAGGACACCAGTGCGGCGAGTTTCTTCTCTAGGGTAGCACCACCGCCAAAACTCTCCTTCCAAcgcaacaacagcagcagccacAGTCTTGCCGGTACGTCTGGCGACGAGAACAGTTCCATGTTCACCACGGCGAGCAGTTCCATGGGCAGTGCCAGCAAGATGCTCTTGGAGGACCATGTACCGTTTTACTCTAGCTTCGAGGATACGGACGGGCTCGTGTGCCATCTACCGGTGGATTCGCCAGTGAAGAGACTCAACTTCGACAACGCATAG
- the CCS1 gene encoding copper chaperone CCS1 (similar to Saccharomyces cerevisiae CCS1 (YMR038C); ancestral locus Anc_2.600): protein MTVNGVATGTDASASAGEVFEARYAINSPRPLTEGDITGCLRAIKLPMEFVEVNATKKTVDVKSGVAPSVIVRAFQSAGLDAILRGSGEPNSSGVAILETFDTVSGSEVEGLVRMVQVGDKKTMFDVTVNGVEHPGQYSVAVHECGDVSRGLQSTGRVLHQFDGTVDCHLNSADSPGKFSGQAFLSAPLQPWEVIGRSIIVSRDGQAAIGGVVARSAGVWENDKRVCACTGKTIWEERKEARDRNIN, encoded by the coding sequence ATGACTGTGAACGGTGTTGCTACAGGTACAGATGCAAGCGCTTCCGCTGGCGAAGTCTTCGAGGCGAGGTATGCGATCAATTCCCCTCGGCCACTGACCGAGGGGGATATCACTGGGTGTCTGCGGGCCATTAAGCTTCCCATGGAGTTCGTGGAGGTCAATGCTACGAAGAAGACTGTCGATGTGAAGAGCGGTGTCGCTCCCTCTGTGATCGTGCGTGCGTTCCAGTCTGCTGGGCTGGACGCTATCTTGAGAGGGTCTGGTGAACCGAACTCCTCTGGTGTAGCGATCCTCGAAACGTTTGACACGGTGAGTGGGTCTGAAGTGGAGGGGCTCGTGCGGATGGTGCAAGTTGGTGACAAGAAAACCATGTTCGACGTGACTGTGAACGGTGTTGAGCACCCGGGTCAATACTCCGTGGCCGTCCACGAGTGCGGGGACGTGTCCCGTGGGTTACAGTCCACGGGCCGTGTGTTGCACCAATTTGACGGTACAGTGGACTGCCATTTGAACTCGGCGGACTCCCCGGGGAAGTTCAGCGGGCAGGCGTTTCTGAGTGCGCCGTTGCAACCTTGGGAGGTCATTGGCCGGTCGATTATCGTGTCCCGTGATGGCCAAGCTGCGATCGGTGGAGTCGTCGCGAGAAGTGCTGGTGTATGGGAGAACGACAAGCGTGTCTGTGCATGTACTGGGAAGACCATCTGGGAGGAGCGTAAGGAGGCTCGTGACAGAAACATCAACTAG
- the MSN2 gene encoding stress-responsive transcriptional activator MSN2 (similar to Saccharomyces cerevisiae MSN4 (YKL062W) and MSN2 (YMR037C); ancestral locus Anc_2.598): protein MQQDIQFDARTSNPATRDNNGNNDRGIPQEAFAGGQEIASSFGLEQITQKWEDPVRQDSTPTTSTTNTSTSMSLEITANDFRGRPMENSSGQLFGGRSFENLRQSNYSGRTDFMDQMNSNSQLFSDLMFSPQSTTVPMNSDLGQNASSLILDTSRNEMSSDVFNGALRAYSPKDGKEQDQQLRPTYSSHSTGIQGGGTYNDNAFLDNKNSETRNFQDFNDTNLDTILNDYVDSDLVTALSPNLSNYHSNTTMYNGDPRRHSMVVTSDDNVMLASTSRGSISHQFNLRNIAQQGNLPMQGQEHSGATSKTPASPPFSPPNAEVDVNELNNILEDYNFNFTDPFDSNTGNNNNTVSPTDGDVTHTLLDSFKLHNDALMMSPQSSRTNSARRFSVRKVPHRGSVPIFESDFFTKLSQNSINQGSSRAEGIDPAVGPHHNHPGQNCNGSFKIIGWENSTLSEDDHSSINLRRIVSAGGNRQQPHSGLNANGNGPTKFIKPTTILSDNGSAMGKYTSGNGTDTFSTGGGTPDHAKLYNGLYKRSASMTNTPKYRRKSSTAISSFALTPLTDESLGPRSSTPSMPPSGLSNTLRRSDPSTAEDDMEKPFHCEQCLKAFKRSEHLKRHVRSVHSQERPYGCNICDKKFSRSDNLSQHLKTHKRHGDF, encoded by the coding sequence ATGCAGCAGGATATACAATTTGACGCGAGGACCAGTAATCCTGCGACGCGTGATAACAATGGCAATAACGACCGTGGTATTCCCCAGGAAGCCTTCGCGGGGGGCCAAGAGATTGCATCGTCCTTTGGGTTGGAACAGATTACACAGAAATGGGAGGACCCGGTGCGGCAGGACTCGACACCGACTACGTCCACCACGAACACGAGTACGTCAATGAGTCTCGAGATTACAGCGAACGATTTCCGAGGGAGACCCATGGAGAACAGTAGCGGGCAGCTGTTCGGTGGTAGAAGCTTCGAAAACCTTCGACAGAGCAATTACAGTGGTCGAACAGATTTCATGGACCAAATGAACAGTAACTCGCAACTGTTCTCGGATTTGATGTTCAGTCCACAGTCCACAACTGTACCGATGAACTCTGATTTGGGCCAGAACGCATCGTCGTTGATTCTGGACACTTCAAGGAACGAGATGTCCAGTGACGTATTCAATGGGGCCTTACGTGCATACTCCCCCAAAGACGGGAAAGAACAGGACCAACAGTTACGGCCCACTTACTCGTCCCACTCTACGGGGATACAAGGTGGGGGGACCTACAACGATAATGCATTCTTGGATAACAAGAACTCGGAGACGCGTAACTTCCAAGACTTCAACGATACAAACCTCGACACGATCCTCAACGATTATGTCGACTCGGACCTCGTCACGGCGTTGAGTCCGAATCTATCCAATTATCACAGCAACACCACCATGTACAATGGGGATCCAAGGAGACACAGCATGGTGGTCACCTCCGATGATAACGTGATGTTGGCATCAACGTCCCGTGGGTCTATCTCACACCAATTCAACTTGCGGAACATCGCACAGCAGGGCAATTTGCCAATGCAGGGACAAGAACACAGCGGGGCCACCTCGAAGACACCAGCGTCGCCTCCCTTCAGTCCTCCAAACGCAGAGGTGGACGTCAATGAACTGAACAACATCCTCGAGGACTACAATTTCAACTTCACGGACCCATTCGATAGCAATACgggcaacaacaacaatacgGTGTCCCCGACTGATGGGGATGTGACACACACTCTGCTTGATTCATTCAAATTGCACAACGACGCACTGATGATGTCCCCACAGTCCTCGCGGACTAACAGCGCAAGACGGTTTAGCGTGCGGAAGGTGCCCCACCGAGGGTCTGTTCCGATCTTCGAGTCGGATTTCTTCACGAAGCTGTCACAGAACTCGATAAACCAAGGTTCATCCCGTGCAGAGGGGATTGACCCGGCGGTGGGACCGCACCATAATCACCCGGGGCAGAACTGCAATGgatccttcaaaataataGGGTGGGAGAACTCGACACTGTCAGAGGACGACCACAGTTCGATAAACTTGCGCAGAATAGTATCTGCGGGGGGCAACAGACAGCAACCACACAGCGGACTCAATGCAAACGGGAACGGTCCCACGAAGTTCATAAAACCGACTACAATCCTCTCCGACAACGGATCCGCCATGGGAAAGTATACCTCAGGAAATGGCACGGACACCTTCTCCACAGGTGGTGGTACTCCGGACCACGCAAAGCTGTACAACGGTCTGTACAAAAGATCTGCGTCTATGACGAACACGCCCAAGTACAGAAGGAAGTCCTCGACGGCGATCTCGTCCTTTGCGTTGACTCCTCTCACAGATGAGTCCCTGGGACCACGCTCCTCTACACCGTCGATGCCCCCCTCAGGGCTATCCAACACACTGAGGCGGAGCGACCCGTCCACGGCAGAGGACGATATGGAAAAGCCGTTCCACTGCGAGCAATGCCTCAAGGCGTTCAAGAGAAGCGAGCATTTGAAGAGACACGTCCGGTCCGTCCACTCGCAGGAGAGACCGTATGGGTGCAACATCTGCGACAAGAAGTTCAGCAGGAGCGACAACCTCTCGCAGCACCTCAAGACACACAAAAGACACGGCGACTTCTAA
- the ARG80 gene encoding Arg80p (similar to Saccharomyces cerevisiae MCM1 (YMR043W); ancestral locus Anc_2.608) produces MKGALRDVPSKKTTSKVETRSVTRGRSTKGVDSAGSNNSDASDEEEEDEEEDDEDEDDDAQEDEDLDEEDDHDLDLMEEPRDVRRKVPIKYLENRTRRQVTFAKRRHGIMKKAYELSVLTGSNILLLILSRSGLVYTFSTPKLEPIIRDEEGKTLIRKCLNAGEAGPW; encoded by the coding sequence ATGAAGGGTGCACTCCGGGATGTACCTTCTAAGAAAACCACTTCTAAAGTGGAAACAAGATCGGTCACTAGGGGACGATCCACGAAGGGTGTAGACAGTGCGGGAAGCAATAACAGCGATGCATcggatgaggaggaggaggatgaagaagaggatgatgaggatgaggatgacgatgcacaggaggatgaggatctcgacgaggaggatgacCACGATTTGGATCTCATGGAGGAACCAAGGGACGTTAGAAGGAAAGTGCCCATCAAGTACCTAGAAAACAGGACTAGAAGACAGGTCACTTTCGCGAAGAGGCGACACGGGATAATGAAAAAGGCCTACGAATTGTCTGTACTGACAGGGTCCAATATCTTGcttttgattttgtcaagGTCCGGGCTCGTTTACACTTTCTCTACTCCCAAATTAGAACCCATAATTAGAGACGAAGAGGGGAAAACTTTGATTAGAAAGTGTTTGAACGCTGGCGAGGCGGGTCCATGGTAG
- the ARA2 gene encoding D-arabinose 1-dehydrogenase (NAD(P)(+)) ARA2 (similar to Saccharomyces cerevisiae ARA2 (YMR041C); ancestral locus Anc_2.604): MKLSPLICGGATFSKQYNEDPESLPVVEILRKCLITHRRCFNAVDTSPYYGDSELLVGQALRELQIPRGEIYVCTKVGRVGVSEFDYSRENVRMSVMRSVERLVGEGGYLDVVYLHDVEFQPQEACLAALDELQKLKRAGIVRNVGVSGYPLSKLYSLVSLCYDAGTPLDCVLSYCHMNLQNVMLEEYYAKFKSKGVQHVVNASVLSMSLLRSQKTLEFHPGSPELKRRAQQAATLCSSQGVELADLATQFALEQWSDRGPTVIGFSTPEEVTRAASNLAETTAEHTDLVHSVQHSVLGDLFNTEWPSG, encoded by the coding sequence ATGAAGCTGAGTCCATTGATCTGTGGCGGTGCTACGTTCAGCAAGCAGTACAACGAGGACCCAGAGTCTCTCCCCGTCGTGGAGATCCTAAGGAAGTGTCTTATCACCCACAGACGGTGCTTCAACGCGGTGGATACATCGCCTTACTACGGCGACAGTGAGTTGCTCGTCGGGCAGGCGTTACGGGAGTTACAGATCCCGCGTGGTGAGATCTACGTGTGTACGAAAGTGGGTCGTGTGGGGGTTAGTGAGTTCGATTACTCAAGGGAGAACGTGCGGATGAGCGTGATGCGGTCTGTCGAGAGGCTTGTCGGTGAAGGCGGGTACTTGGACGTCGTGTACTTGCACGACGTCGAGTTCCAACCGCAGGAGGCGTGTCTCGCCGCGCTGGACGAACttcagaaattgaaacGGGCCGGTATTGTCAGAAACGTTGGCGTCTCAGGGTACCCTCTCTCCAAACTGTACTCCCTTGTGTCGTTATGCTACGATGCGGGGACTCCATTAGACTGCGTACTGTCCTACTGTCACATGAACTTACAGAACGTGATGCTGGAGGAGTACTACGCGAAGTTCAAATCAAAGGGTGTGCAGCACGTCGTGAACGCATCAGTGCTGTCCATGTCCCTGCTACGGTCCCAGAAAACGCTCGAGTTCCACCCGGGGTCCCCCGAATTGAAACGCCGTGCTCAACAGGCAGCTACACTGTGCAGTTCCCAGGGTGTCGAGCTAGCAGACCTCGCGACGCAGTTCGCCTTGGAACAGTGGTCCGACCGCGGCCCGACCGTCATAGGGTTCAGCACCCCGGAAGAGGTCACCCGCGCGGCATCAAACCTCGCCGAGACCACCGCGGAACACACAGATCTCGTCCACAGCGTCCAGCACAGCGTCCTGGGCGACCTCTTCAATACCGAGTGGCCATCCGGGTAG
- the IMP2 gene encoding endopeptidase catalytic subunit (similar to Saccharomyces cerevisiae IMP2 (YMR035W); ancestral locus Anc_2.595): MVVRVRVRSLFWAVSWIPVALAATDVVHVSRIEGSSMRPTLNSSDGDTDWVLLKMLWPRARAVGDIVLLKSPFDPAKVMCKRVKALASDTVRVPDGEPITVPRGHLWVEGDNVHSIDSRKFGPVSDGLLLGKVLCVVWPPSKWGVDLHRYSGRNVVVEE, from the coding sequence ATGGTGGTCCGGGTGCGTGTGAGGAGCCTGTTCTGGGCTGTGTCTTGGATCCCCGTGGCGCTCGCTGCAACGGACGTCGTTCACGTCTCGAGGATCGAGGGCAGCTCGATGCGGCCGACGCTGAACAGCTCCGATGGCGACACGGATTGGGTcctgttgaagatgctGTGGCCCAGGGCGCGTGCGGTGGGCGATATCGTTCTGTTGAAGTCGCCGTTCGACCCGGCGAAAGTTATGTGCAAGCGAGTGAAGGCTCTAGCGTCCGATACTGTGCGGGTTCCTGACGGCGAGCCAATCACGGTCCCGAGAGGGCACCTATGGGTCGAGGGCGACAACGTGCACTCAATTGACAGCAGGAAGTTTGGTCCGGTGTCCGATGGCCTGCTGCTCGGGAAAGTGTTGTGTGTCGTATGGCCCCCAAGCAAGTGGGGGGTTGACTTGCACAGATACAGTGGACGCAACGTAGTAGTAGAAGAATGA